The following DNA comes from Leptospira neocaledonica.
CGCTGCCATTCTTTCCTATGATGAGGATTTTACTTTCGACGATTTATACCAATCCATAGACTCTGGATTATATAAATCCAAATCCGCCGGTAGGAACAGAGTAACGATAGTAGAAGCGACTAAGCTGAATACTACGGTTGATCTTTCTGCTTCTTGGCCGGAGGAAGTTCGTATATATAAGTAAGTTCGCAGTATTCTCCATCGCCAAAATACTTTTGTTCTTTTTGTTCCAAGAAGAATTGTCTATGCTTTTGGTCCGCTTCCAACTCATCTAATCTTTGGGTTACTTGTAGTTTTGCGGCTTCGCAGGAAGTTTTTTTCATTTTGAAAAGATCCTGCTCTTCTACGGAAGGAACGGAGGCTCTTCCAATTGCCACGAATTGGTATTTATGAGGACCTAAGGTTTTGACACTGACTCCGGTATCCATATGGATGCGATCCCGAGTAGAATCCAAACAATTCGATACAAAGAATAGAAATCCACAGATCGCGGATAACTGCAGTATTTTAGAGCTCAAAGATTTTTTCATTCTTCCCCCGTTCGAATCTATCTATTTAGGAAAGTTAACGGACTTAAGTCACTTGGATTTTTGGAAAAAAATTATAATTTTACAGGAAAAAGATCAAACCGCGGAAAGTTCTCTTCCTTCGTATCTTTCATAATTATAAAGAAGGTCTCTTCTTTTAGGAGTAAACCCACCTTCTTTCAAGAACTTAACTGCTTCTTTTTCGGTTTTCAATCCGAAGGAACGTAGCACATTCTCCTCGATCACCACGGAAGAAATATCATCCGCACCGCTGGTGAGAGCCAACTGCCCTACACCTTTTCCGAGCACCATCACAGAAGTTTCAATATGTTTAATATTGTCTAAGAAGATCCTGCAGATCCCGAGAACTTTCAGATATTCTTGTGTAGAAACTGCTCTTACTTTAAATCTTTTGGTCTGAGGTTGGAATGTCCAAGGAATGAAAGAAAGAAATCCTCCTGTCCTATCTTGGAGATTTCGGACCACTGTAAGATGTTCAATCACTTCTTCTTTGGTTTCTTCGGAACCGAAAACAATATTTGCACTTCCTGGGAGCCCTGCCTCATGACAGGTTTCCATAGCACGAACCCATTCTTCAGTAGTTGCTTTTTTAGGAGAGATGATGTTTCTCATTCTGTCCGTTAAAATTTCTGCACCCGCTCCAGGAACTGAATCCAAACCGACTGATTTCAGGATTTGTAAAACTTCGAATAAAGATTTGCCTGTGATTTTTTCTAAATTGATAATTTCTACGGGAGAGAATGCACGTATATGCATGTCAGGATATTTGGATTTTACGGTAGAGATCACATCCAGATAATAATCGAAAGGAAGATCCGGATACACTCCACCTTGTAAAAACATTTGGTCCGCTCCTTCCGAAACGGCATAATCCATTTTTTCTAATATTTCTTCTTTGGAAAGAACGTACCCTTTTCCATTTCCGATCTCGTCCATGAAGGAACAAAAATTACATTCTACATTGCAATAGTTCGTATAGTTCACTACTCGGAACATCGTATAGCTGGCAGTTGTGCTTGGCAGAACTCTCTCTTTCAAGGTTCTAGCAGTTGCCATAATTTTAAGATGGTCTCCAGATTCGTATAACTCCAATGCCTCCGCGGGAGAAATACGTTCTCCGTCTAAGGCTTTTTCTAATATGGAATCAGTGGAATGGTTTGGGAATATTCGGCTCATCTGGATGGAAAGTTTTCTTCCTTAACTTCTTCAAAGTTTTCTATTTCTTCAAAAATGCACGTCCTTTTTAAATTGCATTCTCATTTATTGCGATTGAGTCGCAGTTAAATATGTACACGATTTAATAGAATTAGGGACCGACTTTAAATCTATATGTAGGAACTCCTACAATGAGTCTAAGTATCTTTTTTCCTGGACAGGGCGCTTCCCCGTCATTAGGCTGCTATGAAAGACCATCCAAATACAAAGGGTAACCTGAAAAACTATGGCTATTTCTCAAATCGCCTTCCACGTGATCTTCACGGCTCTGTTTATAGTAGCAAATGTTGTGTTCGTTCGTGCCATTCTCTACAGATTAAATCTTGTATTTAATGCTAGAAAGGCTCATGGAACCGAAAACTTCCTGGAACATAAGAACTGGGAATTCCGGATCAAAAGTTTCGTATTAAACGTAATCTTACAAAAAAAGAACTTTAAAGAACCATTACGCGGTATTATGCACGCATTCGTATTTTACGGATTCGTCACTTACTTACTGCATACCACCAGCCAGTTCATCTCCGGTGTATTTGGATATGCATTGGATGATCCTTACAAATTCACCTTGGTTGGAAGTGTATTCGGAGAAACCGCAAACCATTATTACGAAGCAGCCCTCCAAGTAGTTTCCATTTTGGTACTCGTGGGACTTGGCTTCTTTGCATGGAGACGCTGGATCCAAAAAGCAAAAGGATTAGATGTTCATTCTCCTGCTTCTGCAATCGTAATCGGAATGATCTCCCTACTCATGCTCTCTACCCTATTGGGAGAAGGTGCAAGAGCAGTTGGAGCAGAATACGCAAACCCATTCCATGATGCGGCTCCAATCGCAGCAGGGATCGGAGCAGTTTGGGAAGCGATCGGTATAGAATATTCTTCCGCTGACTTGGTTTTCCAAATCATGTGGTGGACACATATTCTTTCCGTATTCGCGTTCATGTTGTATGTTCCAACATCCAAACACGCGCACTTAATCTTCGCGCCATTTAATTATTTCTTACAATCAGATACTCCTAAGGGTGCTCTTTCCAAATTAAATTTGGAAGACGAGACTGCAGTTTGGGGAGTTACCAGAACAGAAGACTTCCCTTGGCCGAACCTTCTGGACGGACTTTCTTGTATAGAGTG
Coding sequences within:
- a CDS encoding LIC11299 family lipoprotein, with protein sequence MKKSLSSKILQLSAICGFLFFVSNCLDSTRDRIHMDTGVSVKTLGPHKYQFVAIGRASVPSVEEQDLFKMKKTSCEAAKLQVTQRLDELEADQKHRQFFLEQKEQKYFGDGEYCELTYIYELPPAKKQKDQP
- the mqnC gene encoding cyclic dehypoxanthinyl futalosine synthase, translated to MSRIFPNHSTDSILEKALDGERISPAEALELYESGDHLKIMATARTLKERVLPSTTASYTMFRVVNYTNYCNVECNFCSFMDEIGNGKGYVLSKEEILEKMDYAVSEGADQMFLQGGVYPDLPFDYYLDVISTVKSKYPDMHIRAFSPVEIINLEKITGKSLFEVLQILKSVGLDSVPGAGAEILTDRMRNIISPKKATTEEWVRAMETCHEAGLPGSANIVFGSEETKEEVIEHLTVVRNLQDRTGGFLSFIPWTFQPQTKRFKVRAVSTQEYLKVLGICRIFLDNIKHIETSVMVLGKGVGQLALTSGADDISSVVIEENVLRSFGLKTEKEAVKFLKEGGFTPKRRDLLYNYERYEGRELSAV